From Grus americana isolate bGruAme1 chromosome 22, bGruAme1.mat, whole genome shotgun sequence, the proteins below share one genomic window:
- the LOC129195303 gene encoding keratin, type I cytoskeletal 20-like isoform X1 produces MAFSNQSFQWGTSTRFQPTAPSVSGVTSRKIAIQKIQAPSVYGGAGGYGTRISTSTNYGQGIGGKFQLSVTGNDVLLTGNEKLTMQNLNDRLASYLEKVRSLEKANSQIEKQIKEWAEKNTTDVRHDYSSYFKTIEDLQNKISAAQLENAQFILKIDNAKLAADDFRLKYENEYMLKQSVESDINGLLRVRDDLTLTKSDLESQIESVNEELAFLKKNHEEDVDRLRKQAGSSVTVEVDAVPSIDLASIMANMRQQYEEMAEKNRQEAKEQFEKQTAVLNQEVAINVEQLQAQRREITEQRQIFQNLELQLQSELNMKKSLEDTLAETEAHYSYQLTQIQEAVANLEAQLRQLRADMEGQNNEYSILLDIKTRLEMEIATYRRLLEGEYSGDVQVDVSTAEIEKESNKIKKIKTIVEEVVDGKVVSSEIKEIEEKM; encoded by the exons ATGGCATTCTCTAACCAAAGCTTTCAGTGGGGTACAAGCACCCGCTTCCAACCTACTGCACCCAGTGTCAGTGGTGTAACCTCCAGGAAAATAGCCATCCAAAAGATCCAGGCACCTAGCGTCTATGGGGGAGCTGGTGGCTATGGCACCCGCATATCTACCAGCACCAACTATGGACAAGGCATCGGTGGGAAGTTCCAACTCAGTGTTACTGGTAATGATGTGCTGCTCACCGGCAATGAAAAATTAACTATGCAAAATCTAAATGACCGTTTGGCTTCGTATCTGGAGAAGGTGCGTTCACTAGAGAAGGCTAACTCCCAGATTGAAAAGCAGATCAAGGAGTGGGCTGAGAAGAATACCACAGACGTAAGGCATGACTATAGCTCATACTTTAAAACAATTGAAGATCTCCAAAATAAG ATTAGTGCTGCGCAGTTGGAAAATGCACAGTTTATCCTGAAGATTGACAATGCCAAACTGGCTGCTGATGATTTTAGACTGAA GTATGAGAATGAATACATGCTCAAGCAAAGTGTCGAGAGTGACATTAACGGACTGCTGCGAGTTCGTGATGACTTGACTTTGACGAAATCTGATTTGGAGTCACAGATTGAAAGTGTGAATGAAGAACTAGCTTTTCTTAAGAAGAACCATGAAGAG GACGTTGACAGACTGCGCAAACAGGCGGGCAGCTCAGTTACTGTAGAGGTGGATGCTGTGCCAAGCATTGATCTTGCAAGTATTATGGCAAACATGAGACAGCAATATgaagaaatggcagaaaagaACCGTCAAGAAGCCAAAGAACAATTTGAAAAGCAG ACAGCAGTACTGAACCAGGAAGTAGCGATCAATGTTGAACAGCTGCAAGCCCAAAGGAGAGAGATCACAGAGCAGAGACAGATCTTTCAGAATCTGGAGCTACAGTTACAGTCCGAGCTTAACATG AAAAAGTCTTTAGAAGACACTCTGGCTGAAACTGAAGCCCATTACAGTTATCAGCTAACCCAAATACAGGAAGCAGTTGCCAACTTAGAGGCTCAACTGAGGCAACTCCGAGCTGACATGGAGGGTCAGAATAACGAGTACAGTATATTGCTGGATATCAAGACTCGCTTGGAAATGGAGATCGCCACGTACCGCCGTCTGCTGGAAGGAGAGTACAGCGG AGATGTCCAAGTGGATGTATCTACAG